A DNA window from Porites lutea chromosome 6, jaPorLute2.1, whole genome shotgun sequence contains the following coding sequences:
- the LOC140940558 gene encoding DELTA-stichotoxin-Hcr4a-like, with translation MSLVRAVILLFSIALVTQSIFGSPFKQNNHVKRNPGSSTHDTEIQGRQSSSSISAFNEGEEKNNQRAAVLGAPIGSVLKTILDNFGSISRKVAIGIINYSGYEWVSIQAFIKHGTTTMVLPMTVLNNGNLTYGARKTRGSTYGVEGVITCYIPDIMKTLAVMFSVPFNYFKYKNRVDVKLYQGERDADKVIWKEMYNDPTKYQGNPRWYTKNLETGRSENRIRANFSMSTAGEAAIEMKIFTQPQKSLWKKFV, from the exons ATGAGCTTGGTCAGGGCGGTCATCCTTCTGTTCTCCATTGCGCTGGTAACTCAGTCAATCTTTGGGTCTCCcttcaaacaaaacaatcatgtcAAAAGGAACCCTGGATCGTCTACTCATGACACTGAG ATACAGGGGCGGCAGAGCTCGTCCTCGATTTCTGCTTTTAATGAAGGCGAGGAGAAAAACAATCAACGAG CTGCCGTTCTTGGAGCCCCTATTGGAAGCGTTCTTAAGACAATTTTAGACAACTTTGGCAGCATAAGCCGTAAGGTCGCCATCGGTATTATAAATTATAGTGGATATGAATGGGTATCAATCCAGGCCTTCATAAAACATGGGACGACAACAATGGTTTTGCCGATGACAGTTCTTAATAAcg GTAACTTGACTTACGGCGCACGAAAAACTAGGGGCAGTACATATGGCGTGGAAGGAGTAATCACATGCTACATCCCAGACATCATGAAAACACTTGCTGTTATGTTTTCCGTTCCATTTAACTACTTTAAGTACAAGAATAGGGTTGATGTTAAGCTTTACCAAGGGGAAAGAGACGCCGACAAAGTTATTTGGAAAGAGATGTATAACGATCCAACCAAATACCAAGGGAATCCCAGGTGGTATACAAAGAACCTGGAAACAGGCCGTTCGGAAAATAGGATCCGAGCAAATTTCTCTATGTCCACCGCCGGTGAGGCGGCCattgaaatgaaaatatttacTCAGCCACAAAAGTCTTTGTGgaaaaaatttgtttaa